Proteins from a genomic interval of Dunckerocampus dactyliophorus isolate RoL2022-P2 chromosome 5, RoL_Ddac_1.1, whole genome shotgun sequence:
- the zgc:153031 gene encoding zgc:153031, with product MEESRWEVQKKPVRVIAAVGQNGGIGKDGKLPWNLPSEFQYFLHTVTQVSKPGKINMLVWGKLCWYANPPSMFPMANVLHVVLSETLTAVPDHAHFLCRNLESAVLLAAQYPLADLIETIWIAGGTRVYKDALQHRWCDLVYLTDVMASFDCDVFFPELDEEVFKKQERFAGVPPGIHEENGIKYEFQVFKREDAH from the exons ATGGAAGAGAGTCGGTGGGAAGTTCAGAAGAAACCAGTGCGTGTCATCGCAGCGGTGGGCCAAAACGGAGGCATCGGCAAAGATGGCAAACTCCCTTGGAATCTCCC GTCTGAATTCCAGTATTTTCTGCACACCGTGACACAGGTGTCAAAACCAG GAAAGATCAACATGTTGGTATGGGGCAAACTGTGCTGGTACGCCAACcctccatctatgttcccaatGGCAAATGTCCTGCATGTGGTGCTGAGTGAAACACTCAC GGCGGTTCCAGATCACGCCCACTTCCTGTGTCGGAACCTGGAGAGCGCTGTCCTTTTGGCTGCACAGTACCCACTTGCAGACTTGATTGAGACCATCTGGATCGCTGGAGGCACACGAGTGTACAAG GATGCACTGCAGCATCGCTGGTGTGATTTGGTTTACCTGACAGACGTCATGGCCAGCTTTGACTGTGATGTCTTCTTCCCCGAGCTGGATGAAGAAGTGTTCAAAAAGCAGGAGAG ATTTGCTGGCGTGCCACCAGGAATCCATGAGGAGAATGGCATTAAGTATGAATTCCAAGTATTCAAGAGAGAAGATGCACATTGA
- the mterf2 gene encoding transcription termination factor 2, mitochondrial has protein sequence MLRLIPASLCLQCRRVTLLPINLRPCVTLSTAENQQTVEALYDLSVDVQKVRKLKGWVLHQSPAYAKEVADLLKDIGASEPIISRILTAHPEAVLCNPAQTLALKALWMSVCPNQKELVGIIEKFPASFFTSSCHHDNQRSNITYFQSLNLNKRIITKLMASAPQSFIRPVEQNEDMVRTLQRTYQELGGEEANMKLWLQKLLTQNPFVLLKPPQVLRQNMLFLRDKGFTTAELLYLLSKLKGFVTDLNPDSMCHTLAYSQDTLGCSEAELRDIILSCPALLYYQEDILAERFQGLLNAGISMYQITQTPTVLELTTQIVNYRIQRLKSHGYDVRTASLDVLNGTKKDFEMSYGKLQLRRERPLFNPVAPLKGDD, from the coding sequence ATGTTGCGCCTCATCCCAGCGTCGTTGTGCCTTCAGTGCCGGCGTGTGACCCTTTTACCTATAAACCTCAGACCGTGTGTGACACTCAGCACTGCGGAGAATCAGCAGACCGTGGAGGCTCTCTATGATCTCTCTGTGGACGTCCAAAAGGTCCGAAAGCTGAAAGGTTGGGTCTTGCATCAGAGTCCGGCCTACGCAAAGGAGGTTGCAGACCTGTTGAAGGACATTGGGGCCTCCGAGCCCATCATCTCCCGCATTTTAACAGCTCACCCTGAGGCTGTGCTTTGCAATCCTGCACAAACGCTTGCACTGAAGGCGCTCTGGATGTCAGTGTGCCCCAACCAGAAAGAACTGGTTGGTATCATAGAGAAATTCCCAGCCTCCTTCTTTACATCCTCATGCCACCATGACAACCAGCGCAGCAACATTACTTACTTCCAGAGCTTGAACCTCAACAAGCGAATCATCACCAAGCTCATGGCCAGCGCCCCGCAGAGTTTTATTCGGCCAGTGGAGCAGAACGAGGACATGGTACGCACCCTGCAGCGGACCTACCAGGAACTCGGAGGAGAAGAGGCCAACATGAAGCTCTGGCttcagaagctgctgacacagaACCCTTTTGTCCTCCTCAAACCGCCCCAAGTGCTGAGGCAGAACATGCTTTTCCTCCGAGACAAAGGCTTCACCACTGCAGAGCTCCTCTACCTCCTCTCCAAACTGAAGGGCTTTGTTACCGATCTAAACCCAGACAGCATGTGCCACACCCTGGCGTACTCCCAGGACACCTTGGGCTGCTCCGAGGCAGAGTTGCGCGACATCATCCTCAGCTGCCCGGCATTACTTTACTACCAGGAGGATATTCTGGCCGAGCGCTTCCAGGGACTCCTGAACGCCGGCATCAGCATGTATCAAATCACGCAGACCCCGACTGTGCTGGAACTGACAACGCAAATAGTCAATTATCGCATCCAGAGACTCAAGTCTCATGGTTATGATGTGAGGACAGCTAGTTTGGACGTCCTCAATGGCACTAAGAAGGACTTTGAAATGAGCTACGGGAAACTACAGCTTCGCAGAGAGAGACCTCTTTTTAATCCAGTTGCGCCTTTAAAAGGAGATGACTGA
- the LOC129181549 gene encoding uncharacterized protein LOC129181549 gives MNYLEEKQVCSCIFVLGKNVEEEETDVLAGGGTKGINEDGCLMGGVRHKPDPSVSDSMAFVGVLHISFLFLLHQVHSEDPEPTFKAVGSTIEWGYCFKMDYIVLYKCGPEGDQLLGNSSGDNQPITPPADLHGRIHINNNHELLGLQIRQLTYLDSGVYRTECWKNQTRVSHRSQQLFMCGEEVEVEMFTANERGGQTELLCNHTSTGTSVRWYYNIEQSSRFQLFLDTSVSLKPLVDELQGVVKVKHNGTLLLLNNTLLKQKQEFYCLITNGEECLSFQNMYKPVDSEMKIIFASAGDKVELNCPFESEKQQWYTPLGNINSSSVRSDRMYIQSDTPGQYSLVIPVVSDEHSGEYSCVSATLQLEYSLYLCPQRKPKEKEFTDGGSITLECNVDQVDSKTVLWFRQESAGENKLIFDSNDETAAIPEDLRGRMSLSKNGFALMLSNVDQKDGGSYQCVALERTDSLEYDYDYTDDYDDEEQYLNYERPRCFFKQEIKVILAGKSLSISEFAIAAIVIVIVIVALGLAVAVIVIRMRAKASRKQESGSKQRTNKDIKMSVDPECMEKLNPV, from the exons ATGAACTACCTGGAAGAAAAACAG GTGTGTTCCTGCATCTTTGTGCTGGGGAAGAATGTCGAGGAGGAGGAAACTGATGTCTTAGCAGGAGGCGGGactaaagggataaatgaagacGGCTGCTTGATGGGAGGTGTAAGGCACAAACCAGACCCAAGTGTTTCAGACAGCATGGCCTTCGTTGGAGTTCTccacatttcttttttgtttctccTTCATCAGGTGCACAGTGAGGATCCTGAGCCTACATTCAAAGCCGTTGGTAGCACCATCGAGTGgggttattgttttaaaatggaCTATATTGTTCTTTATAAATGTGGGCCAGAGGGAGACCAGCTGCTTGGCAACTCTTCAGGCGACAACCAGCCCATCACGCCTCCTGCTGACCTCCACGGTCGcatccacatcaacaataatcATGAACTGCTCGGGCTGCAGATCCGTCAGCTCACGTACTTGGACTCTGGGGTTTATAGGACCGAGTGCTGGAAGAACCAAACGCGAGTCAGCCACCGCTCACAGCAACTCTTCATGTGCGGCGAGGAGGTGGAAGTCGAAATGTTCACTGCAAATGAACGAGGTGGCCAGACTGAGCTGCTGTGCAACCACACGTCCACTGGAACCTCTGTGCGCTGGTACTACAACATAGAGCAATCATCCAGATTTCAACTCTTTTTGGACACCAGCGTGTCACTCAAGCCACTGGTGGATGAACTTCAGGGTGTTGTGAAGGTGAAACACAACGGGACCTTGCTCCTGCTTAACAATACCTTGTTGAAGCAAAAACAAGAGTTTTACTGTCTCATCACCAATGGAGAGGAGTGTCTCAGTTTCCAAAATATGTACAAACCTGTCGACAGTGAgatgaaaattatttttgccTCAGCGGGGGACAAAGTGGAACTGAATTGTCCTTTTGAGAGTGAAAAGCAGCAATGGTACACACCACTGGGAAACATAAACAGCAGCAGCGTGAGGAGCGATCGGATGTACATACAATCAGACACACCAGGCCAGTACTCACTGGTGATTCCTGTGGTTTCTGACGAACACAGCGGCGAGTACTCATGCGTCTCAGCCACGCTTCAACTGGAGTACTCGTTATATCTGTGCCCTCAAAGGAAACCCAAAGAAAAAGAGTTTACTGACGGTGGCAGCATCACGCTGGAATGCAACGTTGACCAAGTTGATTCCAAAACGGTGCTGTGGTTCCGCCAAGAATCAGCAGGCGAAAATAAGCTCATATTCGACTCCAACGATGAGACGGCAGCAATCCCAGAGGATCTGAGAGGCAGGATGTCTCTGTCCAAAAACGGCTTCGCACTGATGCTCTCTAACGTTGACCAGAAAGACGGAGGCTCTTACCAGTGTGTTGCTTTAGAACGAACAGACTCACTGGAATATGATTATGATTACACAGACGACTATGATGACGAAGAACAATACTTGAACTATGAAAGACCCAGGTGCTTTTTTAAGCAGGAAATCAAAGTGATTTTGgctgggaaaagtttgagcatttCTGAGTTTGCTATTGCAGCCATAGTGATCGTGATCGTGATAGTGGCGCTCGGGCTGGCTGTTGCTGTGATTGTAATAAGGATGAGGGCAAAGGCCTCACGGAAGCAAGAAAGCGGGTCCAAACAGAGAACAAACAAGGACATCAAAATGAGCGTTGATCCAGAATGTATGGAAAAGTTAAATCctgtttaa